In Mus musculus strain C57BL/6J chromosome 1, GRCm38.p6 C57BL/6J, a single genomic region encodes these proteins:
- the Smyd2 gene encoding N-lysine methyltransferase SMYD2 isoform X3 has translation MNHSCCPNVIVTYKGTLAEVRAVQEIHPGDEVFTSYIDLLYPTEDRNDRLRDSYFFTCECRECTTKDKDKAKVEVRKLSSPPQAEAIRDMVRYARNVIEEFRRAKHYKSPSELLEICELSQEKMSSVFEDSNVYMLHMMYQAMGVCLYMQDWEGALKYGQKIIKPYSKHYPVYSLNVASMWLKLGRLYMGLENKAAGEKALKKAIAIMEVAHGKDHPYISEIKQEIESH, from the exons ATGAATCACAGCTGCTGCCCGAATGTCATTGTGACCTACAAAGGGACCCTGGCAGAAGTCAGAGCTGTACAGGAGATCCACCCAGGAGACGAG GTGTTCACCAGCTACATCGACCTGCTATATCCAACAGAAGACAGGAACGACCGGCTAAGAGACTCCTATTTCTTTACCTGTGAGTGCCGGGAGTGTACAACCAAGGATAAG GACAAAGCCAAGGTGGAAGTCCGAAAGCTCAGCAGCCCGCCACAGGCAGAAGCCATCCGAGACATGGTCAGATACGCACGCAATGTCATCGAGGAGTTCCGGAGGGCCAAACACTACAAAT CCCCTAGTGAGCTGCTGGAGATCTGCGAGCTTAGCCAGGAGAAGATGAGCTCCGTGTTTGAGGACAGCAATGTGTACATGCTGCACATGATGTACCAGGCCATGGGCGTCTGCCTGTACATGCAGGACTGGGAGGGAGCCCTGAAATACGGGCAGAAGATCATTAAGCCGTACAG TAAGCACTACCCCGTGTACTCCCTCAACGTGGCTTCCATGTGGCTGAAGCTGGGAAGACTGTACATGGGTCTGGAAAACAAAGCGGCCGGCGAGAAGGCCCTGAAGAAG GCCATTGCCATCATGGAGGTAGCTCACGGCAAGGACCATCCGTACATCTCTGAAATCAAGCAGGAGATTGAGAGCCACTGA